Proteins from a single region of Gemmatimonadaceae bacterium:
- a CDS encoding integron integrase, translated as MPSSSPTLLALVRDRALVRRFSARTVQAYSRWVVAYVRYHGVRHPRELGVDAVREFLTHLARDRQVAASTQNQALAALQFLYRDVLGAPLPVVSGVAPARKPAVLPAVLSRGEVQQLLSAMDGVPQLMAMLLYGSGLRLQECCTLRLKDVNVDRGEIRVRRGKGGRDRVTMLPGAVRDRVMSQVAAVRRLVLWRSSRGGGYIELPGALAKKSPHAVRGWSWCWLFPARAEYRHAASGQLRTHHVHPSVLQKAVRSAAQRAGLVSRVSCHTLRHSFATHLLESGYDIRTVQELLGHRDVSTTMLYTHVLNRGGLGVRSPLDGGGGGGPPMWRGSPGGGSG; from the coding sequence ATGCCGTCTTCCTCGCCGACGTTGCTCGCGCTGGTCCGCGACCGCGCGCTGGTGCGCCGGTTCAGCGCCCGCACGGTGCAGGCGTACAGCCGCTGGGTCGTGGCGTACGTGCGGTACCACGGCGTGCGACATCCCCGGGAGCTGGGGGTGGACGCCGTGCGCGAGTTCCTGACGCACCTGGCGCGGGACCGGCAGGTGGCGGCGTCGACGCAGAACCAGGCGCTGGCGGCGCTGCAGTTCCTCTACCGCGACGTGCTCGGTGCGCCGTTGCCGGTGGTGTCCGGCGTGGCGCCGGCGAGGAAGCCGGCGGTGCTGCCGGCTGTGCTGTCGCGCGGTGAGGTGCAGCAGCTGTTGTCGGCGATGGACGGTGTGCCGCAACTGATGGCGATGCTGCTGTACGGATCGGGGTTGCGGCTGCAGGAGTGCTGCACGTTGCGGCTGAAGGACGTGAACGTGGACCGGGGCGAGATCCGTGTGCGCCGCGGGAAGGGCGGGCGCGACCGGGTGACGATGCTGCCGGGGGCGGTGCGCGACCGGGTCATGTCGCAGGTCGCCGCGGTGCGGCGGCTGGTGTTGTGGCGCAGCAGCCGAGGGGGCGGATACATCGAGTTGCCGGGCGCCCTGGCGAAGAAGTCGCCGCACGCCGTGCGGGGGTGGAGCTGGTGCTGGCTGTTTCCGGCGCGGGCGGAGTACCGGCATGCGGCGTCAGGGCAGCTCCGAACACACCACGTGCACCCCTCGGTGCTGCAGAAGGCGGTGCGATCGGCGGCGCAGCGGGCCGGATTGGTGTCGCGCGTCAGTTGTCACACGCTGCGGCATTCGTTCGCCACGCACCTGTTGGAGTCCGGCTATGACATCCGGACGGTGCAGGAGCTGCTGGGGCACCGGGACGTCTCGACGACGATGTTGTACACCCACGTGTTGAACCGGGGTGGCCTGGGTGTGCGCAGTCCGCTGGACGGTGGTGGC